In the Oncorhynchus nerka isolate Pitt River linkage group LG6, Oner_Uvic_2.0, whole genome shotgun sequence genome, AGTGGGGGGAACATTGGCTTCCATGGTCAAAGTGGCCCCAAGACTCAACAATGCTGCCTGAAGCAGAGTGTCTTAAGACTGGATGCCAATGTGTTGGGTCAAGCAGGGCTGGAGGGAGACTGTTGTCCTGCAGACTCACAGGGGCCAATTTAGCTAGATTAGTATTAGGAGGGCCACACTCTCCTCATACTCCTTTACAactgaacagagagggagaataaaCTGTCCTTTTTTTAAAGGGATAGACTAAATGAGCTATGACCAAGAAGAAGGTTGTTGATTGGCCGAGGAAACGACACTGTGGCCAACAGAGGCCTCTCAAACCAACCATGGGCTCTTGCTATGCCATGTCGTGTTACTGCTGTAGAAATGCACGGATGATcatcaggtcagtcagtcagtcagtctgtctgttctctACTGGAGAGCCATGGGTGGACTGCAGACTCCAAGGTGCTGCCCACaggctctctcactgtctgtagcCTGAGTGGGTCCTCTCTTTTAAATACCACCTGAGATAATTGTCGGAGGAACTCAAGACAGACTTGGAGGACCAACCTGGACCAGCATTCACTGGGAGCCACATGCCTCAAATGCATACCATTTCCAATTTGGAATCGATcatgttttttttccctcataTTGGAATTGGGCACAATGGGGGACCATGTTAATGTGGTGTTTTAAATGCACTGTAGATACATATTTGCAAAGTGATAAGCCAATATGCTGTCAGTCTTGACTTGGCTTACTTGATGTGCCATAATGCTCTCTCATACTGTATTTGAGTGTTTGTTTGCAAACCTTTTGTATCTGAAGGATATGTGCCAAATTGACGCACAAACATTAGACAATGGACATCATGTCAAAGAATGAATGCAATAGCACTTTTTTTGTATTGtataaagctaatttcctgtaacATAACCAAAAGACTACAACTTCTGCATCAGGCATGATAATTATGGTTAACATTATTCCAAGCTCAACACATATTTTACCAGGGTTGGGTTCAATTTCATTTCAGCTCTcatcaattcaggaagtgattttTAAATTCAGTTTATGaattggaaatgtgaaattagaATAAACTAAGGCACTTTTCAATGAATCTCTGGactttaaatggaattgacccctaCTGTCTTTTTCTACTCCTCGCATATACTGTCATTTTGTTCAGAGATTCTGGTATTTCTGATTGAAATGACTCTATTTACTGCACAATCCATAGGTTTACTATGGTTGTACTTAGCCACCCCAGAGCGATGTTGAAATATGCAGGACATAGGCAACTTGTATAATATTAAGTATATTATATCAAGATCGGTGAACTATTTTCTAAAGTTTCTTTTATTGTGGATATTAAATTATAGTAAATATCATTTTTAATGAGCATTTGTTGTGTGTACTATGGCCACCTAGAATCCCTTTGAGCATTTTTCTTCTCGCATGTTCAAGAAGTGGATACATGGTTACCGTGGGTACATTGATCATTATAATGTATAGAACATCTGCCTCTCATCATAACATATAACCTAACCAGGCTTTTTAATTCACTTGGACTATGCAGCTGACTATGTGAGCCACCATTGTAAGATGGCGTTAAGAGGGTGGATGAGAGATGTATTTGTGACTGGGAGTGTATGAGGATAAcatctttttttaaatttaaccaggcaagtcagttcagaacaacttcttatttacaatgacatctGTTGTCAGGGAATGCCATTAACAGCCATGTTCGTGGCCTTGTACATTAGATTTCAGGCCACTTGTGACCTGGAATGTAGGGATAATCTCTCCATTGGTGGTAATGGTAAAACTTCAAACATTTCTACTAGCTTgccacacatcactgacaattcCAGACTGCATCCTCCTTAACTTCTCACAGCTGAGTCACAGGGTCCCATGTCTGAGCTGGACCACTCAGGGATCTGCACTGAGCCAGCCTAAGGACACCAGCCTAGATCTACAGACCATGACAGTCTTCATATGTCTTCGGCTGCTCAGTTTATGACTGACAAAAATGGCCTTTCATTTTAAGTGGGGCCTTGAATCATTGTCTGTGCTGAACATTAACACAAGACTGGTAGGGACTGTGCGTTAGTATAAATAGCTATATGAATTAAAACATATGGATTTGGTGTCATTCTttttatgatatattatataatTCAACAACGATATATGTATCCATTAAAAGAGCATGGCACACTAGCAAGTTGAAACACCAAAGTTGTGTGCTCCATTCCCACAGGGATCAAATATACATACTAGGGTTAAAGCAGTCTTTGTAATTGTATTTTTAAAATCATCGCTGTATATCTAATAAATCACTGTTTATTAAAATAACTCCAACTCCAATATGTATTTTCCTGAGCCTCCTTTGGCCCCTTAAAATGCTCAGTCTGATTGTGTGGGTGTTAGGAAACAAATTTGAAGATACTTACATACACAGCCCTGATTGGCTGGTAGGATGGTCTAGAACCCACCCTCTTACCCAGATGACCAGTCATTGTTCTTTtataatcaaatcacatttttaagTTATGATTGTGGGCCAAAAGTTCCATCACACCTgaacaggctgaaattccagGCTTTAAAAAACAACAGTTCTTACACAAAAAGGGTATTATCATTGTTTGCCCAATTTCAGTGTTATTTCAACCCCATAGTGTGTACATATCATAAATTAGGGTCAGGGAGGGTTgagctggggtgtggacatgacATTAGGGTTATGGCTaagtttagggtcagggttgacATCCTGTGTGGACATAAATTTAAGGTTAGGTTTGAGTATATGAAacgtgggttagggttaactttTGCAGTTGGTAGTTTGAGCTGGGGTTGATTCATTACGTCAGTTCTGTTGCAAAAAGTTTACAACAGAAACCGTTTACTCCAAATGGAAACtaatttctattggacaaattcagctaAGTCCCTTCCTGTTTTGTTCCATTTGCTGTTAGCTTCTGTTTGCTTCTTAAATGGTAAACAGTTTTCATTGCAAGTGGTAATGAATACACCACAGCTATTGACCATCTAGGCAGACTCTTCAAAGAGGCCCTCTCAAACTTTCATATAATTTCAGAATTCTGTTTTGAAAGTGTtgctcacgagccaaaagtggtccccgtTTGTGTACTACATGTTTTAATTTTGCAATTCATTTATGTTATGAATTTATTGCGCTTAAGCTCCTGAAGGTATGTTTTAAGCATTACCAAAGCTCTTGATAAAGTGTGGTGTTACCTAAGTGTTAGTGTTGGCTGTGAacactagagggcagcagtaaCAAAACGATAAAGACATGGCCATGCTCATTCTAGAAGTGTGTGAAAGCCAGGCAATGAAATATGTTTTTTGGGGGCTCAGGGAATCATTGACCATTCACTAAATCTTGTTAAAGATGCACATGATAAAGCCTAAAGATGGTCTGCTGATCAACATGTGCTATGGCAATTCAGGTGCCCATGAAGATGGATTTATGTGTATAGGGTGTAATATATCACTGTTTGGGTTTGTTCCAACTGCGGCTTCGCGTGCTGACCTCTGTTCTTTGCAGACTCAGGATTTTTTCCACTCTTATTCTGCCGGGTCATGGTCAGCCCTCCCTCACAACCATCTCTGTCCTCCATGAAAACGCATTCACCAGACTCAACTGCAAACCACCTAGCTAGTTATTGCATGCATACTGGGCGATATTGGGTGCAGTATACTTTGACATGCACAATTGAAATACAAGTCAATATAGTTTATGTATCTGGTTTAAGTAACCTTTCCCATTAGTTTGAAGACAACTTCAGCATGAGGCATGTAAATTAcaatatttgtatatatttttaaaatttcATTTTAATATACATTATTACTGATTGTACTTTATTATGTGTAAATGAAGGAAAACAAGCATTCACAAAAACATTTATAGATACATATATATAGATGTAAAACACAGCTCCACATATAGATAGGGAGGCTCTGGGAGCCAGTGGCTGATCGGCTAGTCAGTTGATGCAACCTGCCACCAGCTCCATGGGCCAGAAAAACAAACATGCGTGGGATGGCATGGGGCTATGAACAGGGTCAGTGTACATCCTTATAGCCTGTGGGCTTCACATGATTTTTACCACTTGTTGCAGGCACAACACAAAATGAGAGTTAAAAAAAAGCCCTTAAATTTGACATGGAAATAACAAAATCAATCGACCAATTTCATATTTATTTTCTTTTAAAATAATACAAATTGGAATGTTTGGTCCAAATATACCTCGATCATTGTCACCACATTGATAATCTCTCTTCTCATTTGGTTAAAGCAGTGCCCCAGAAAACATTATGCTGACAACAAGTGGTAAAAATGCTGGTTTAGCAGACAGAAAACTGAGTCGCGTTGGAACTCTCACAGCAGTTAGTCAAGTGACAGTTTCATGGGTTGGTCtgcaaggtaaaaaaaaaaaaaacagcagacCAAGTTAGTCCCATTAATATAGATTAAACATTAATCAGCCATATACTCAGAAAATGCACATAGTGGGTTAACAAGGCCCCACATTCCATTGATGCTCATTTATTGCTTCATCTTCATGGCACAAAAATAGAAACAATACAAATCTTTGCCATGCAAGCGAACTACTGAGACTAGCttatacaaaacaaaaacatagcAGATTATTAGCCAATACAGAGGTACTACACTGTATAGATGTATTAGTGAGgggcacatttttttttaaaaatacaaaataatggtaataaaaaaaacacattctCAAGTTTGAACATCACAGAAACTGAAACAAGGGGCCAAATGTGTTAGAAATAATTTAAATTCTGACATTCATCCTTCAGATATAAGTAGTGCTTCTAAAACAAGGAACAAATAGACAAACAAAACAAGGGCTGCATTCTCAGAATGCTGTGCAAATAACTTCTAGAACCTCCCCACACTGTCCACCCATACATACACCACACCCTGCCAACTCAAACAAAGGTTACATGACTTGGTTTTGACCCAGTGAGGGACCAAGGCAAAACTCTTGGTTCAGCGCAAACATCCTTCAGGCAAAATTAGATTCCCTATATTCTTGGTGTGTTGGTCTGACTGACAATATACTCCATTATTCCACCTCCTGAAGCAGATGCAGATCCTTACAGTTGGTGCCACTGATGGTGCCTTCCCATTCCGAAACAAGCAAACAGCACTAATTCCTCTCCCCACCCTAATGTGCAGAGACATTTAGTCTACAacatcaaatgtttttttgtatttaattGCCAGGACTAGAACTAGTCAACTGAACAGACGAAAGGTCGTTGCTCTACTCGAAAGCTCCTGCTTGGTTTTGTCAAGTCCAGAGAGCTTCTGAAGGATAGTGATGTGATGCTGCCTCTGGGCTGCCTGCTAGTTTAGCTAGGGGTCAAAGGCTAGGATCAATGACCATTAAGGAGTGGCAGGCGACAGCACTCCGAGGCGGCATTATGCCGACAGACCAGACGCACCTCATTCCAAATATGCAAAACTTggactctgttgttgttgtatgtgACCTTAATATTGAAGCCCAGAAGAGCTTTCGGGCTCTAGAGACATCAATAAGTTGACCCTTGACGTAAATTGTCAGGGGTCAAGGTGCTGTTGGTTCTGCTTGGCCGTGGTAAAGCCTTCTCAGAGCCCTGTGGTCAGACAACTCCCCAGGACCTGACAATGACCTGGCTCTACATTGCCTGGTCAAACACTCTGGCTCACTATGGGACATATCCCATAATGAAAAATAGACATTTACCAACCAACCAACacccagcgagagagagacccttagCACCAGAGAAAACGTGTACAGCAATAGCCTGACATTGTGTGACTCTAGATTGAAGGAATGTAGCTCTTTTGCAGTGGGTCAGTGATCGCTAACCAAGGACACGTTGAACTTTTGGTGCAACAACATACAGTAGCTAGACGTTGTGACAAGTTGTTACAAGCCAGGAAGTTAGCTGATCCTGTTCTCGGCTTGGGAACTTCCCTTTGAGACACCGTCCTGCGTACTAAAGTGGAACCTTAGACGAAGACGCCTAGTTTACCTCACACTGGACTTGGGATGCATGACAACTCTTTTAGCTGGTGTTCACATTCCCCAGTGACTAAAAGGAGATTATGACATGAGGACTGTTTGTCATCTTAACCTGGGCACAGGGCTGACCGGACCAGACTGACTGGCAGCCAAATGGCGATAACTTATCTATGGCTGTCCTCAAGAAGCCGGATGGTCTGCCCGACCACTGtccatcagcacacacacacacacaccactggggGTTAAATACTGGCTGTGTGGCAGTAGGGTGTTGGTCAACACACCTGGTTGTATAACTGGGCACCTGGGAGTGTCTGTCTGCCATACTAAGAGGTGGTCCACTGACTGTTGGATGGTTAAAGTCCATCGAACAGGGCTAGGAACCGTCCATCACGCCCTAACATTGCCATATGCTGTATTTAGCACAATACTGATGAGGTTGAAACTACCTTAGCTTTAATCTCACAACCCATCCACCACCCCCCATTCTGGACACCTTGCACAAAGATCCACTCCGCAACTGAACTTTAACACGTAGAAAACAAAATATAGATTGAAAATAAGTCAAGCAGTCTAGCTTTATTGCCAGACAATGGAGACGGTTAAGGTACAGGAACACTAAGTGATACACCTAACTGGCTGTCCTGCCCACCTGGTGTGCCAAAACTCCTTTCAGTGACGACTGATGATCCAAATATTTGAAAAAACTAAGAGAAAGGAACAGCACAACCAGTCCCAGCTGATAAAACTCACTCCAGTTTCCATAGTGGCAAAGGGAATGGAACAACACACTAACTCAGTAAGATTATTTTCAAAACCAAGAAGGAATTACTCTGCATTCAAGAAAAACAACATACTGTAACATAGAAACATGTGTGTACATATTGATTTACAAGAACACATACACAGTAAtgactttttttctctctcgctctctctcccaaaAACTCACTCAGACGAAACACAAAAGCGTCCCAGTGTTGAAGGATGAAGATCGAGTTCGGGCAACTGAATCCATGCGAGTCTGAATGTCTGAAAAAGGATGACCAGTCTCCTCGCTCCAAGGGAGGGAGAGTTCAGTTTGTTACGTCTAAACAGGTGGCCAGGTGACTAAAAGTCGCTACAAAACAGAGCTCCTGTCCTCTCCAATATGATTTCTCAGTATGAGAAACTACCGTACGTGAAAAGTTCGGGGGGGGAGCTACAAGAAAAACAAAACTAATGAGGAAAGGGGGAACTCCTCCGAATGAAACTGACAGAAAGTTTTTTTAAAAAGGGGTGTGTTGAGTCTTGACTGGTGGAATGAAGATGTGACTCTTCTCCCTCAGAGTCCCCAGTGAGGACCCCTTGACTGTACATGAGCTGGCGGTGGTAGAAACAGATGGGTTGTGGTGGTGAGACAGCAGCGGGACATGGTGGCGGACATGCCTTCCCTCAGCGGTGCAGGTAGGGGGATGGTTGATACGGGATGGGGAGGGGTATGGGCCATGTAGGGGTGACATGTATGCCCGGGGGGAGGCAGTTGACCCTCTGTGTCCggtgggatgaagggagggaagcAGGGTGGCCGCTCCCTCTCTAGATGGACTTGGAGGAGTCCTGCTTGCTGATGAGCACCTCCAGCAGACGCAGTTTGGCCTTGATCCGTTTATACTCTTTGTATTCATCCATCATGGGGAGCCTGTCCTCCTTTTGGACATTCCTgtagagggagagcgagaaggTCTGAGACACCAGTTGGATACGGACCCGTTCACTGCATCCCAATGGGTTGCACAATCAAACAAAACAAGCAGTTGTTGTAAATAAGTTCGGATCAAACAGGGCTCCTGTCTGAGACCACTCAACCAATCATCTCAAGCTCTTCCTCTGTCACCAAGACTGTTGTTGACACAGGTGCTAAAGCTTCAGCACCACTGTTTGTAGGACTGTTTGTGTACCAACCTGCCGTTCTGCTGGTAGAACTCGTCTTCAAACTCGCGGATAGTCTTCCTCAACTTCTTCTTCTCTGCCCGGGTCTTCCACAGCTGCTCCAGGAGCTCGGGCCTATGGGATACAGAAGGTCTACATTAGCGCACTAAGTGAGGGGGCCTCAtatcaaaacaggaagtcagtGTGAGTTCAGGGACAGGAAATGACCTGGCAGTGGCCCTGTGTGGGCATGGAAGCAGGTCAAACTGTGGCCGGGGCATACCGAGACCAGATTACAGAGGTCAGGTTAGGTTAGGACCTACGGTCATGGCACCTGAACCAGCCCTGCTGCCTGGGCTTAGAGCAGGCCTGGCAGCTCTCTCTGCTGCTTGCCCGGGGCTATGAGCTGGCTAACGCCCCTAACCAGATTACTGCTTTATCCTGCTTGAGCTCCTAAGACCAGCGACTGTAGTAGATATGAACCCTGTTCCAGGTGCTTTAAATAGACGTCATATGACGGCCAGAACCCATTTAACCTCCACGGCCGAACGTGTTTGTGTGGATGTTCAGTTGTGTTAATGTGTAGCAAACATGGCAGAGTTACACTGGTTACTGTATTAAGATTATTGAGGAGGCTGTTGTGAATTGAGTGTAGTGGATGTTTGCGAGTGTGTCTCTGCTCACATGGATGAGGCGTTGGAGCTGGACAGTCGCAGGTccagggccagtttcccagaggtCTCCTCCATCTTGGGCCTGAGcaggctgtctctgtctctctgggagCTGGTCTGGGGCTGGCACACTGGGTCTAGAGCCATGATCACCTCCGACCCTGAACTCTGGACCTCCTCGGCTATAGCCTCCGCCTcgccctcatcctcctcctcgatTTCGTCGCAGAAGTGGGCTGTCTCGCCCTCGATGATGGGCTGCAGGGTCTGGTTGCGTCTTTTGCTGGAGGGGGAAGCGATGATGGGGGTGATGCTGACGCGGGTGAGCATCTGCTTGACCAGACGGTAGCGGTCGTACAGCGGTTTGAccaccagcctctcctctctggtcaCAGGGCGGCCGTGTAGTCCCTCGTAGTGCAGGAGGTTCTTCTGTAGGACCGTCTTCTCACACGACAGCTCCTCCTTGGTCATTTTCTACATGGAGAGAAAGGAAACATAAGCAATTGGCACAATATTGATTGACGCTTGTAAATGTATGTCTGAGGACAGGACTCATTGGATTGTACAGCTGTAGGGTTCTATTCCAAGTGTCTCTACGGCCTCTCAAAGACTGAGCATTTTCACCGGTCTCACCTTGATGTCCTCTGGCCAGCCGTCCTCCTCTCTCTTGCCCTTGACGCGGCGCTGGATGAGGTCCAGGGTCTCCTCTTTGGTGGGCCGGTGGCCCTTGGCTTCTTCAACAACCTCGTGGACTGCCAGGGTGGAACCAAAGCTATTGGGCAAGGTGTTGCTGCGTGGCCGCGTCTGAGGAGTCAGCTCAGCCTCTTTGTGTTTGGCATCTGGGGGGGGGAGAAAAGATGTGAGGGTGACTGAGGAACAGAGAGGTTAGTTCACATAGTTGAAAGTGGGCATGCAGGTGCTTGATGGGCTGTTATTGCAGCTGCCATGAGTCCTCACGTCTGTCTGTGTGCCAGAGACCCGAAAAAGGGGATAGCCCTGACGACCAACCACAGACCCACACAAACATGCCAAACTACTACAGGTCTTGTCTGAAACCACAGCAGAGGATGGATGAACAGCAAATGAAACAAACCAGTCTGTCTGCACGGAGGTATTTCTGCAACGTCAAAAAAGGGATGTTCTCAAGGACCACGTCCATTCAAGGAATCCAGCTTTCACACTTTGGCTAGACTCCCACCCACAAAGATGTTCACCGCAGAATTCACACCCAAATAACAACACTACAGAGTACATGACATACTGCCAAACCCCTGAGACCGTGGGATATGCTTCTGTATGACCAGTGGAGCGCATcaaacagcgagagagacagcgagagaaagagacagagagagacacagagagagagtaagacagagagtaagagagacagagagacagagagagagaaagagagagagacagtaagagagagaacGCACAagagtaatagaggtagagaaAGCGAGAAAGCGAGAGGAAAACAGAGCTataagaagagagaaagaagaggcagagagagagtctaCCTGCAGTTCAAACTTAACAAGTTGGAAGTGTTTTTGGTTTCTACTTACTGCTGTTAGAGTGTACTTACATAGGTAGGGTGCCTGTCTACAGGCAGTGAGGGGGCGTGCAAGTGTAAAATGGGATGTGTTCGGggcggaggaggaggggtggtgacGTCTGTATGACTGAAGCACCGCCTGGTGCCTCAGGGACCCTTTGGGAAAGAGATGTGGTCTTCCTGCCGATGAGGGACGtccgtttttttttattttaaagaagagagagaaacttaTTCGGCTTTGCATCTCCTGATTGGGGGGGCGTTCATATGGAATGGATATAGAtgggtggagggggtggggggacttTCACAAATGGACCAACACAGTGAAGGAAGGCCACATGTGAGAGCCACAGTTGGTGTGTACTCTAACACGCATGCATGCAGTGATGTGAGACTGACCCAGCTCTGCCACGACTGGGCAGTCAGGCGAGCAGGTGGGTCAGGGCAGGACCAGGCTGCCCAGGGGAGGAACAGGATGGCACACAGAAGTTCACCCGCCCCGCCCACCCCACCCCTGTCATGGAACCAAGcaccctcccactccccctaACGTGACCATACAGACAGAGACTGCTCTTACCTTTTAACTGTTTGCGGATTTTGGTGAGGTCTGTCATCCACTTGAGGACCTTTGGGTTAGCTGCTCTATCTCCATGAGACGGCTTGGGGAAGTGGAGGACAGTGAATAGAAGTATCCGAGTCTAATGGTGAAGTATGACACTAGCAACACTAACTACTCAATATTTCTTAACACTAACTTGTTCCTCATATTGAAGTATTTTTCTTACCTTGTAGTTCCTCTCGTtctcaaactgttcctcaaatTGTTTGATCTTCTTCTTGAGGCTCTGTAGTTTTTTGGTGAGCTGGTGGGAGACAGAGTCGTTCCTCAAACCGCTCTCTTTGGAACTGAAGGAGGCACGGCGAGGTCTAGATGAGGGGGACACAACGATGGAGGCAAGTGAGAGAGGAGGTGATTGACCTGCACCTGCAGTATCAATGCAAAACCCCATCTATGCTCTACATACAGTGTGTAAAGCACATATCCTCCTTGAAACACTGCTTATACTGGAATCATAACGAAGAATCGTAATGAGCCATAGGCAATCTGTTCATCAGCTTGAATAACTAAACAGGAAAACATCAAAGCTGCCTGTCATGTCTGTACAAATTACCATTCCTgatttgttagtgtgtgtgtggtctcacctcCCCAGGGAGTGGTGGGCTTTGGTGGGCGAGGTTGCGTCGGGGTCGGAGTGCTGCAGGAACCGTTGGCTGTGGCCAAAGTCCAGGAACCGGCGGGCCATGAGGGGGTGAGCGTCCTCCTCGTGGGGCAAGGGCACCATGCGCCCCGCCAGGGGGGACAGCTGGGCCTCGCCAGAGTCACTCTCGTCCTGCCATGACTTGTAGGCTGGCACTGGGTCTGGCCGGGACACAGAGATAAACACAGGTGAGTCTCGGAATGTACATTGGATAAGCTGGAGAAAAATGTTACCATTGCCAGCACTGTAGCTCCAGGATCTAAAGAGacaggacacaaacacacagatataCAGATAATGTCTCTGGATAGGGCCAGGGAAAGCACACTGTCATTCTGGACACatctagagacaggagagagaaggatggagagttgGAAGACCGCCACAAAACACTTGTGGCCTGGTGCATCATTTGGCACTTATAACGTGCACATAAATTGAATTACTGAGGGTGGAGTTTTGGGGATTTTCAGCACGCGGAACACACATGAGGCAATGAAGGGTCAACACTGGAGCAGGTGTGGGGCAGGAGAAGGTTTACTCTATGGGGCTAACGGGCCTTCCTCTCTGGAACTCTAAGATACTGGTGAGGTGTGATGAACTTGACTGACTCATTGTGTGATTAACAACAAAGAGAGTCAGCTAGCCCTAAGTGGGTCGCCAGGGAGGGAGATCGAGCGAGCGCGAGCTCTCTGGATTAGTCTCTCTGAAGGCCTGGATTACTAAAGAGAGGGAAGatgaaggaggaagagggagggaaggatgaatGAATGAAGATCTCCTACTTACCATGGCCTCTCCCTTGCAggtgcatacagtgccttcagaaagtattcagaccccttgactttttccacattttgttacgttacattcttattctaaaatgtattaaatagttctttccccctcatcaaattacacacaatactccataatgacaaagcaagaacaggtttttagaaatgtttgcaaattaatACAACAGTTAAAACTGAAAtactacatttacataagtattcagaccctttactcaatactttgttgaagctcctttggcagcgattatagtcttgagtcttctttgctatgacgctacaagcttggcacacctgcatttggggagtttctcccattcttctctgcagatcctctcaagctcggtgaggttggatggggagcatcgctgcacaactatttttaggtctctccagagatgtttgattgggttcaggtccgagctctggctgggccactcaaggacattcagagacttgccccaaagccactcctgcatcgtcttggctgtatgcttagggtcgttgtcctgttggaaggtgaatgttcgcaccagtctgaggtcctgatcgctctggagcaggttttcatccaggatctctctgtactttgctccattcatctttgactcgatcctgactaatctcccagtccctgccgctgaaaaacatacccatagtataatgctgccaccaccatgattcatcgtagggatggtgccaggtttcctccagacatgacacttagcatttaggccaaagagttaaatcttggtttcatcagaccaaagaaccttgctgagctcaatttcgagtctcaaagggtctgaatacttacgtaaataaggtatccgttttttttatttttaaataca is a window encoding:
- the LOC115130498 gene encoding protein FAM13B-like isoform X1, yielding MRKSLSPSPSDSLTPARVFGVPLDVVQQSGQPGQEVPLLVRHIVEYIEEHGRLDLEGLFLVNGNAERVEWLRQRYDSGEEVDLEKEADLASAVSLLRLFLQELPEPIIPAGMQSHILQLYQDYSSEEELARNMKYFLQQLPQVNYSLLRFLCRFLSSVASLQEESWSVGALAAVFGPDIFHLDTDVEDLKEQESVSRILAELLENQEEFFDSEDDDVSTTDYSSINEQITELLDDEKLEACEELPQDGEGEEGPPSASESPQHSNTQVTPSSSSHISPISVLPGSADIIERTIRAAVEQHFFDLKSSIDQEISSYESQGAGPSEKQVTGPGPFDGHGEEGPCTSKEGPASSPLSAPETESHSEHSPQAQQEVEDCDSQGAILEESSGMDLDAAEALVDAENNINTARQESQSCDKMDQADLITCDSDECDQNPNTEAKGYPYHPASSHHLQLSRIFPHNQWEDPVPAYKSWQDESDSGEAQLSPLAGRMVPLPHEEDAHPLMARRFLDFGHSQRFLQHSDPDATSPTKAHHSLGRPRRASFSSKESGLRNDSVSHQLTKKLQSLKKKIKQFEEQFENERNYKPSHGDRAANPKVLKWMTDLTKIRKQLKGRPHLFPKGSLRHQAVLQSYRRHHPSSSAPNTSHFTLARPLTACRQAPYLYAKHKEAELTPQTRPRSNTLPNSFGSTLAVHEVVEEAKGHRPTKEETLDLIQRRVKGKREEDGWPEDIKKMTKEELSCEKTVLQKNLLHYEGLHGRPVTREERLVVKPLYDRYRLVKQMLTRVSITPIIASPSSKRRNQTLQPIIEGETAHFCDEIEEEDEGEAEAIAEEVQSSGSEVIMALDPVCQPQTSSQRDRDSLLRPKMEETSGKLALDLRLSSSNASSMPELLEQLWKTRAEKKKLRKTIREFEDEFYQQNGRNVQKEDRLPMMDEYKEYKRIKAKLRLLEVLISKQDSSKSI